One window from the genome of Natrialba magadii ATCC 43099 encodes:
- a CDS encoding SprT family zinc-dependent metalloprotease, protein MTDGEQLTIDDEIIARARIHAREVVADSDLTLDLSALEWDVSARAKRRAGLCRWRANCEEATIVLARRAYERYEWSEFAAVVRHELVHAWEYQQFGESGHGPRFRERAADLDAPRHCRSFSEPRYVLRCLDTDCEWSAKRHQASKPVRAPDGYRCGVCGSEYEVEHVESGRTWSSSSGYGGVKAALGDEW, encoded by the coding sequence GTGACCGACGGCGAACAGCTCACGATCGACGACGAAATCATCGCACGGGCGCGGATCCACGCCCGCGAAGTCGTCGCCGACAGCGACCTGACGCTCGATCTGTCCGCACTCGAGTGGGATGTCTCCGCGCGGGCAAAGCGCCGGGCGGGACTCTGTCGCTGGCGGGCGAATTGCGAGGAGGCGACGATCGTGCTGGCGCGGCGGGCGTACGAGCGCTACGAGTGGTCGGAGTTCGCCGCGGTCGTCAGGCACGAACTCGTCCACGCCTGGGAGTACCAGCAGTTTGGCGAATCAGGACACGGGCCGCGGTTTCGCGAGCGGGCGGCCGACCTGGACGCGCCGCGACACTGTCGGTCGTTTTCGGAGCCGCGGTACGTGTTGCGCTGTCTCGACACCGACTGCGAGTGGTCGGCCAAACGCCATCAGGCGTCGAAGCCGGTTCGTGCGCCGGACGGCTATCGCTGCGGCGTGTGTGGGAGCGAGTACGAGGTCGAGCACGTCGAGAGTGGCCGAACGTGGTCGTCGTCGAGCGGCTACGGTGGGGTGAAGGCGGCGCTGGGTGATGAGTGGTAG